The uncultured Dysgonomonas sp. genome contains the following window.
ATGGGAGATAGATTCGCTATGTTATCCGCTGCGTCTGGCATATCATTACTGGAAAACCACAGGGGATACTTCTGTATTTGATGAAGAGTGGCTACAGGCAATCACTTTAGTATTGCAGACCTTTAAGGAGCAGCAGCGTAAAGATGGTGTAGGGCCTTATAAATTCCAACGTAAGACAGAACGTCAGTTAGATACGCTGAATAACGACGGATTGGGTAATCCTGTAAATCCTGTGGGGTTAATTGTTTCATGTTTCCGTCCGTCTGATGATGCTACTACTTTCCAATTTCTTGTACCTTCCAATTTCTTTGCTGTTACCTCGTTGAGGAAAGCTGCAGAGATACTGGCTACTGTAAATAAGGAAACTGAACTGGCTAAAGAGTGTACAGACCTTGCTCAGGAAGTAGAAAGTGCATTGAAAAAGTATGCGGTTTATAATCATCCTAAGTATGGACAAATATATGCTTTTGAAGTAGATGGTTTTGGCAATCAGTATCTGATGGATGATTCCAATGCCCCAAGCCTTTTATCTTCTGCTTATCTGGGAGATGTAGATGTAAATGATCCTATTTATCAGAATACACGTAAGTTTGTATGGAGCAAAGACAATCCTTATTTCTTTAAGGGTAGTGCAGGAGAAGGTATTGGCGGGCCTCATATTGGTTACGATATGGTTTGGCCGATGAGTATCATGATGAAAGCATTTACAAGTCAGGACGATAAAGAAATTCAGGACTGTGTGAAAATGTTGATGAATACAGATGCAGATACCGGGTTTATGCACGAATCTTTCCATAAGGATGATCCGAAGAACTTTACCCGTTCATGGTTTGCATGGCAGAATACATTGTTTGGAGAACTGATACTTAAACTGGTAAATGAAGGCAAAACTGATTTGCTGAATGATATAAAATAAATATATTCATAACCGTTTTTTTAAGAATCGTACAACTTTCCACGTTGTACGATTTTTTTTGTCAAGAAATTCTTGATTTTTCATTCTTCATTATTAATTATTTTCATGTTACCTTTGCATGAAACCATTTATTTTTTTTGAATCATGATACTCATTCATAAAGCAACAATCATAAACGAAGGAACATCTTTCACCGGTTCGGTATTGATAGAAAACAATGTTATTGCAGAAATATTCAGGGCAGAAGATATTCCTGACCAGTTGCTAAACAATGCAACGGTTATCGACGGCAGGGAATTATGGCTGATGCCCGGAGTGATCGATGATCAGGTGCATTTCCGCGAACCGGGATTAACCCATAAGGGAGATATTGCCAGTGAAAGCCGTGCCGCTATTGCAGGAGGAGTTACATCTTTTATGGAAATGCCCAATACTAAGCCGCAGACTACAACAATTGAACTTCTTGAGCAAAAATTTGAATTGGCTGCCGAAAAGTCATTCGCCAATTATTCTTTCTATATGGGAGCCACAAATGATAATATTGCAGAGTTGAGAAAGGTGGATCCGAAAAAAGTATGTGGTGTAAAAGTATTTATGGGCTCTTCGACAGGGAATATGCTCGTAGATGATAAAATGGTCTTGCAATCTATCTTTGCCGAAGTGGATATGCTCATTGCCACACATTGCGAAAAGGAAGAAATAATACGGGAAAATCTGGCCAAATATAAATCTGAATTCGGAGAAGATATACCGATTCAGTATCATCCCCTTATCCGTAGCGCCGAAGCCTGTTATCGTTCGTCTGCCGAGGCTGTTGAGTTGGCAGACAAATATCAGACCCGTTTGCATATTTTACACCTTTCCACCGAGAAAGAGATAAGTTTGTTCGACATTAAGCCTCTTGCCGAGAAGAAAATCACAGGGGAGGTCTGTGTACATCACCTTTGGTTCTCTGATGAAGATTATTCTAAATACGGATCACGTATAAAATGGAATCCTGCCGTGAAAACCAGACAGGACAGGGGCGCCCTGATGCAGGGACTTCTGAAGAATAAACTGGATGTAATCGCTACCGACCATGCCCCCCACTTGATTGAAGAAAAGCAGGGAGGAGCATTGAAGGCAGCATCGGGAGGGCCTTTGGTTCAGCACTCGTTGCAAATGATGCTTGAGTTGGCTAAGAAGGGAAAAATAACGAAAGAACAGGTGGTAAATAAAATGTGTCATGCACCTGCCATTATGTACAAGATAGAGAAAAGGGGCTATATCCGTAAAGGATACTTTGCCGATCTGGTATTGGTGAATCCGAATAAACCCTATACCGTTACCCGGGATAATATTCTGTATAAATGCAAATGGGCACCACTGGAAGGTGAGACGTTCTCCACCTCGGTAGAGAAAACATTCCTGAACGGAAAAATCGCCTTTGAAGATGGTGTGGTTTATGATATGAGAGGTGAAAGATTACGCTTCGAAAGGTAGATACAATGTCTTTTATTTACTGAAATTATAAACTTTTAATCATTAGAGATTGTTTTCATATAAAATATAAACAATTCAGATTAAAAGATTTATGAAAAGAACCATTACAAAAATTGCTTTATTAGTAGCAGTTTTGCTACTTGCGCAATCCGGCGCAATAGAGGCCTGTACCAGAATCGTCTATCACGGGCTGAACAATACAGTATTGACGGCAAGAACTATGGACTGGAAAGAAGACAGCAGGAGTAATCTGTGGATCTTTCCCAGAGGAATGGAACGAAACGGTGAAGTAGGCAGTAATCCTTTACGATGGAAATCGAAATATGGAAGCGTAATCACTACAGCCTATGACATTTCCAGTACAGACGGTATGAACGAAAAAGGACTCGTAGCCAATTTGCTCTGGCTAGCCGAATCGGCATACCCGGAATGGGACCAGAAGAAGCCGGGCTTGTCCATCGCTGCGTGGGTGCAATATATGCTTGATAATTTTGCTACTGTAAGCGAAGCTGTTACATATATGGAAAAAGGAACTTTCGAAGTGGTTTCGGATATGATGCCCGACGGTTCCAGAATGGCTACCCTTCATTTATCATTGTCAGACTCCGACGGAGATAGCGCCATTTTCGAATATATAAACGGGAAACTGGTGATACACCATGATAAATCTTATCAGGTGATGACAAACTCGCCTGTATTCGATCAGCAGTTAGCGTTGAATGAATATTGGAAAGGTATTGGCGGGTTGACTTTTCTTCCGGGGACTAACCGTGCTGCCGACAGGTTTGTAAGAGCTTCGTATTACATAAATGTAATCCCGAAAGTAGATGATACAAGACTGGCTGTAGCCAGTGTATTCAGCGTTATACGCAACACTTCGGTGCCTTTTGGGATAAGTACACCTAATGAACCGAATATTTCATCTACAAGGTGGAGAACAGTATCAGACCAAAAGAATAAAGTTTATTATTTCGAGTCTGCCTTGTATCCGAATATCTTTTGGGTAGATTTCAAAGATGTCGATTTCTCCGAAAAAGCATCAGCAAAGATGCTGGATCTGGTAGGAGGCAAAACTTATGCCGGGAATACAGCTCATCTGTTTATAACATCCGAACCTTTTAAGTTTCAGGGTACTAACTAATCACTTTTAAGAATAAGAAATGAGGGGATATTTCATACGAGATATCCCCTTATTCTTTTTATCAGGATATTAAATGTAAATTCTATCTTTACATATAATATAAATAAAGGTAGTATGCAACAGATAATAGCAGATATCCGCCGGACATTACGGGACAATATAGACGAGAAAACACTGAGGTCAAGCCAGAGCTACTTCAAGGAAAATGTGAAGCCTTACGGAGTGAGGGTGATAACTGTCAGCAAAATAAGTAAAGAGTCTTATAATGTGATAAAAGACAGGCGAAAAGAAGAGATATTTGCTCTGTGCGAGGAGTTATGGCAGTCCGGCTATCTCGAAGAATCTTTTATTGCAGGTAAATGGGCCGACTATATTCACGATAGGTATGAGCCAGCTGATTTTCAGGTGTTTGAAAAATGGGTGAACCTGTATATAAATAATTGGGCTTCATGCGATACCTTGTGTAACCATGCAATAGGGACATTTATAGAAATGTATCCTGAATATATATCGGAACTGAAAAAATGGACTAAGTCGGATAACCGCTGGGTTAAGCGTGCAGCTGCGGTTTCTTTGATCATACCTGCCCGTAAAGGATTATTCCTGAGAGATATATTCGAAATAGCAGATGCCCTCCTTTTAGATAAAGATGATATGGTACGGAAAGGATATGGTTGGATGCTGAAAGCAACAAGTGAAGCGCATCAGAAAGAGGTATTCGATTATGTGATGTCAAAGAAAGATGTGATGCCACGTACCTCGTTAAGGTATGCTATAGAGAAAATGCCGGCGGGTCTGAAGGCTGAGGCAATGAAGAAAAGCAAATAAGAAGATACTATTTATACCTTCAATACGTACAAAAAAAAGTGTTTCCGGCACAGGAAACACTTTCTCAAGAGAATATCTTTGTTTTATTACTCCCACTCGATAGTGGCGGGAGGTTTCGACGAAATATCATAAACAACACGGTTTACACCTTTTACCTTGTTGATGATCTCATTCGACACCTTAGCCAGAAACTCGTATGGTAAATGTGCCCAATCGGCAGTCATGGCGTCTGTAGAAGTTACAGCGCGCAATGCCACTGTATTTTCGTAAGTGCGCTCATCACCCATTACGCCTACCGATTTGATAGGAAGTAGAATTGCTCCGGCTTGCCACACTTTATCATAGAGCCCTTGTTCACGTAGCATACGGATAAATATATCGTCGGCATTCTGTACTATTTCTACTTTCTCCGGAGTGATATCGCCCAATATACGGATGCCTAGTCCGGGACCCGGGAATGGATGGCGTTTTATGAGGTTTTCTTTCATACCCAATTCCAAGCCAACGCGGCGTACTTCATCTTTGAATAGCAGACGTAGAGGTTCTACCAGTTTCAGATTCATTTTCTCAGGCAGTCCTCCTACGTTATGGTGCGATTTGATGACATGGCCTGTGATAGAAAGCGACTCGATAATATCGGGGTAAATAGTTCCCTGTCCCAGCCATTTTATATCTTTCAGCTTATGTGCTTCTTCATCGAATACATCAATAAAGCCTTTGCCAATGATCTTACGTTTCTTTTCCGGATCGGTTACACCGGCAAGTTCTTTGTAGAATCGCTCTTTGGCATCTACACCTATTACATTCAGCCCGAGATGTTCATAATCTCTCAGTACATTTTCGAATTCGTTTTTGCGGAGCAAACCATGATCTACGAATACACAAGTCAGGTTCTTTCCTATGGCCTTATTCAGCAGAACGGCTGTAACGGAAGAGTCTACACCCCCCGATAGGGCAAGGATAACCTTATCGTCACCAAGCGTTGTTTTTAGCTCCTCAACAGTGGAATCGATGAAAGAAGCAGGGCTCCATCCTCGTTTCGAATGGCATATGTTAAGGAAGTTGCTTAAAAGGCGTGTGCCGTCTGTAGTATGGTAAACTTCAGGATGAAACTGTACGGCCCACGTTTCCTCTCCCGCTATTTTATATGCTGCTGCTGACACATCAGCGGTACTGGCTACTATTTCGAAATTTTCGGGTACTACGGTGATAGAGTCTCCATGCGACATCCATACCTGAGTGCCTTCAGTTATTCCGTCAAATAAGGCAACGCCGGACTTTATTTTTGTCAGATGCGCCCGTCCGTATTCACGGGAATCGCTTTTTTCAACTTTTCCTCCCGATGTATAGGCCAGATATTGTGCACCGTAACAAATACCCAATACCGGATATTTACCTCTTATCTGGCTGATATCGGGCTTGAAGGCAGTAGCATCATTCACCGAAAAAGGACTTCCCGAGAGGATTACTCCTTTTACAGTATTGTCATCGAAAGGGAACTTGTTGTAAGGGACAATTTCGCAGTAGGTATTTAATTCTCTGATTCTGCGACCAATCAATTGGGTGGTTTGTGACCCGAAATCGAGGATAATGATTTTCTCTTGCATAAAAATAACAAGTATAAGTTATTGTTTTTAATGCGCACAAAGATACATTATTTTTCTGATATTTTGTTTATCGTTATATGTCATTTAACACGAATTTCTGTGGGTTATCCTATCATAAGTATTATAGGTTGTTTGTATTTGAGAAATAAAATTTAAGCAGGCACTTCTTCATTCGTCATCGTCGTTCGCCACAGGGGGGAGTGAACTGAACCCACTTTACCGTTGGTGGACGTGTTATATGTGTATAGGGAAGTCTTCTTTCGAATAGGGCAAAACGCTGTTTTAAGGAATCAGTATTTGTTATTTTAAGCCCTGTGTATTTATTACGGTGATTATCATATACTTTATCAACTACATATTGCCAGTCTTTATGTAATTTGTCGGGGAGGTAGAGGTCGATAAACAATGGCTTGTTATAATCCCTTTCTGTCCAGATGAAATAATAATAGCCCTTGTATGCATCACGGTCTGTGTTCTCGTTTCCTGCGAACACAAACGAGGTGTCGCGGGGATATTGCTCTATTGTTTCGGCAATTGTTCTTTTTATGCTGTCGGGCAATGTAAACATTAATGTATGATATCCATCTTCTGAAATGTCGGGTTGAGTAAGTGTTATATTACAGAATCTGTCTATTTCGCTTATTCCGTTTACGTAAAAGATCCACGCTGTATCAGGAGGCGAGGGATGGTTGAAACGATATTCTACTAGATACATTCTATTTACAGGTAGTTGCTGTATCTTGTCCTTCTTACAGGATATAAAGGCTACAATTAAAGAAGCTAATAGCAATAGTTTCTTCATGGTAAAGTTATGTTTTGTTTTAATCAGTAGATAAAACTAACGTTTCTTTTCGATATATATAAACTTTATAGAATATTTTTTGGCGGGAAGTTTATCTATGTATGTAGCTGTTAGCCTTTAGCTGATAGCTATTAGCTCTTTGATGTATTGACGGGCCCCTCAATCCCCCAAAGGGGGACTTACAGAGAGGATAAAAAGTGACAGATAGGGAATAGTGTAAAATGTGTCAAGTTTGTCAAGTTTTGTGCATAAGCTATTGGCTAACAGCTATCAGCTAAAAGCTGATATATGTGTAACCTTTGTTACCTTTTGCGCTTAATGTCTTTGTGAGTTACTGTTCTCTTTGTTGGTGCGGACTTCCCTTTACGAAGAAACCCAAAAGTAACAATGGTAAATACTGTAAAAGTGTAACTTTTTTCGGTGGAAAGTGAAGAGTACACAGTTACAGGTAATAAGAATATAAAGGTTCTTATTGTGAACCAGTATCCTATCAGATTTTATACAAAAAGAATAAGACAGAGAATTTTTCTTAAAAAAAAATCTGTTCTTTTGTAACACTTCTTTTTTTCTTGCGTACATATAAATAAAGAAAGGTGTTTATGTCATATTTCGCACAATTGACTGTCTCGGTTATTCTCTCAGGAAGTCAATAAACAAGTAATATGAGTCCTAAATAGAAAAGGTAACAGGATTAGTAGATGATAAGTTTCGACTCAGGTATAATCGAACAGTGCAGGAAAGGCGACCGCAGGGCGCAAATGCAGATGTATACGACCTTTTACAAAAGGGTTTACAACACATGCTTTCGTGTACTCCGCGACTCTGCCGAGGCTGAAGATACGATGCAGGATGCTTTTCTCAAAGCCTTTTCAGGGTTGGATAGTTACAGCGATTCCGTTCCTTTCGAGGCATGGCTGGTACGGATAGCTATTAATGCATCCATAGACAAGCTGAGAAGAAGAAACATGGAGATGACAGAACTGCATGAAAATATGAATTATGATATTGCCGATACGGATGATAATGCCGATTGGGAGCAAATAATGGAAAAGGTAGGTCAGGTGAAATCAGCAATAGATAAATTGCCGGAATCGAGCCGTCTGATTATAAATTTATATCTGATAGAAGGTTATGACCATGAAGAGATCGCTGAAATACTAAGCATAGCGCCGGGTACAGCCCGCATACAATATATGAGAGCAAAACAAAGATTAATCGAACTTATCTGAAAGGAGGGCGAGAGATGAAAAATAGAAAAGAATACATAGAAAAGAACAGAGAACTGTTTGACGATAAAGAACCATCGGCAGGTCATATGGAGCGATTCGAAGCATTGCTTAACAAGCAGGCAGATGTTCAAGAACCTGAAAAGAGACCAGCTAAAAGGCTGAAATTGATAAGCTTTATCTCTGTTGCCGCGTCTATTGCGATACTGATAGGAGTGGCCGTCAAATTCTATGCTCCACAAAGCATAGAAGTGGCTCCGCCGACTGAAAATTCCATTGCGACAGATGAATTCAAGGCGACAAACGATTATTACAATCAGCAGATGGAGGAGCAGATAGCAGATATTATGTGCAAACTGGCCTATACCGATACCGAAAATCAGGCACAGCTGAGTCGTGATATAGAGAAGATAATGAGCAGTAATACTGCTTTTGTGGATGAGATGTCGAAAAATGAAAATCAGGAAATGGCTATACGCTATCTGGTGAAACACTATAAAACAAACATTCAGAAACTTGAAAGTATAAATGAAAAATTAGGTAAATACACAAAATGCTAAAAATGGACACACGATGAAGAAGAATATATTATTAATGACTTTATGCTGCCTGACACTCTTTCATGCATTTGCTATTGAAAGCACAGGCAATCAGCCACAGGATTCCGCCAGAGTATTCAAAAAGAAATTGAATCTCAATCTGGATAAAGTATTGGATGGAATAGACATAGATTCGAGCCAGTTTATGGAATTGAATGGGCTCAACCTTAATTTAAACATGGACTCTATCACGGCATTGAATGACTTCAACATCAATATTAACACTGATTCTATCACTGCACTGGCAATGAATGCAGCAAAAGAAGGTATTAAGACAGCAAAATCGAGCCTTAGAAATCTCAACATTGACGGAAAAGATTATACTGCATACGCTTTTAGCTATAATGGCAAAGGTCCTAAGCAGCGTGCAGAGGGGACTCCCGACCGGATAGAAAAAAAGAGTTTTTCGAATATATCAGAAATAGAATTCTTTCATAAATACGGAAATATAATTGTGAAGGAATCAAATTCCAGCCAGATAGATCTGGAAATACAATATTTCGATAAGAGAAATCAATCCGGCTCATGTAATATAACAACAAGCAACAGGCTTCTTTCCATCACTACTAATAATACCGGCAGAAGTAGTTCGAGACCTCAGATTAATTATATAATAACAGTCCCCAAAAATATATCCCTGAATATTAATCTTGATTATGGGGATATGAAGATGGATAGGTTCAATGGAGGTCTTAATGCTAATCTTTCCTATAGTGATTTTTCGGCACAATCACTGGCTAAGGCTGCATCTGTAAAAGCAAGATATAGTGATGTGAAAATAGGGGATGCGCAGGATATTACATTGTCTGGTTCATACTCTGATTTCAAAATAGAGAAAGCCGCGAAGATTGAGTCATCAGGTAACTACAACGATTGTCGGTTCAGTAACATACAAACCCTTGTGATACCAAAATCCTCGTCATATGGTGATCTGAGAATAGGGACTATTGGTAGCATGACAGGGCAGCTGATGTATGCAGATATAATCATAGATAATCTGCTGTCTGATATCGACATTCGCAGTTCTTATGGCGATGTCACGATAAGGGGGATGTCGCCTAAAGTGAAAACGATAAATGTAAAAGGCAGTTATTGTGATGTTGCAATAGGACTCCCGCTGAATATGTCCGCAACATTTGATGCAAGCCTTATATACGGCGACCTCAATATTTCGAAAAAATATACTGTGAAATATACCGAATCTATTGAAAAAGGTAATAAGGTAACTAAGAAAGGCCAGATAGGAAATGGCAAACCTACTGCAACTATAATAGTATCTAATAACTATGCCGATATTGATATAAGGTAATTGAAATAGAGTATTTAACGCAATGTTATTAAACCATGACTAACTGTCGCGGTTTTAGATACGAAAGCAATAATTAATTAATGACGCGAAGAAGAGTCAAATAGGTCTGCGACCTTAAAAATAGAAAGAACTATGAAAGTAAAAAGTATTATCCTGTTAGTAGTATGTTGTGTGATATCTTTAGGCATATCGGCACAAGTGGTAAAAGAGAAGAAACCGGTAAGCTCATTTAACAAGATTGCCGTAAGTGGAGGTATAGATATTTATTTTACCCAAAGCAACTCGCACTCATTGGAGATAGAGACTGATGCGGAGAACATGCCGAAAATTGAAATAACAGTAAGTAATGGCAATCTCGAACTGAGACGGAAAGACGGCGAGCGCTTTAAAAGAAACTCCAGGATATACGCCTATGTTTCTGCCCCTGCATTAGATGCGATAGCTATATCGGGAGGTTCCGATTTCAATGCAAAAGAATTGAATAATAAAGGAGCGTTGTCTATAGCAGCCTCAGGCGGTGCGGATATAGAAATAGACAGGTTGAATGTAAATGAGGCAAATTTTGCTTTCTCCGGAGGTTCTGACT
Protein-coding sequences here:
- a CDS encoding DNA alkylation repair protein, which translates into the protein MQQIIADIRRTLRDNIDEKTLRSSQSYFKENVKPYGVRVITVSKISKESYNVIKDRRKEEIFALCEELWQSGYLEESFIAGKWADYIHDRYEPADFQVFEKWVNLYINNWASCDTLCNHAIGTFIEMYPEYISELKKWTKSDNRWVKRAAAVSLIIPARKGLFLRDIFEIADALLLDKDDMVRKGYGWMLKATSEAHQKEVFDYVMSKKDVMPRTSLRYAIEKMPAGLKAEAMKKSK
- a CDS encoding linear amide C-N hydrolase, translated to MKRTITKIALLVAVLLLAQSGAIEACTRIVYHGLNNTVLTARTMDWKEDSRSNLWIFPRGMERNGEVGSNPLRWKSKYGSVITTAYDISSTDGMNEKGLVANLLWLAESAYPEWDQKKPGLSIAAWVQYMLDNFATVSEAVTYMEKGTFEVVSDMMPDGSRMATLHLSLSDSDGDSAIFEYINGKLVIHHDKSYQVMTNSPVFDQQLALNEYWKGIGGLTFLPGTNRAADRFVRASYYINVIPKVDDTRLAVASVFSVIRNTSVPFGISTPNEPNISSTRWRTVSDQKNKVYYFESALYPNIFWVDFKDVDFSEKASAKMLDLVGGKTYAGNTAHLFITSEPFKFQGTN
- a CDS encoding head GIN domain-containing protein; translation: MKVKSIILLVVCCVISLGISAQVVKEKKPVSSFNKIAVSGGIDIYFTQSNSHSLEIETDAENMPKIEITVSNGNLELRRKDGERFKRNSRIYAYVSAPALDAIAISGGSDFNAKELNNKGALSIAASGGADIEIDRLNVNEANFAFSGGSDCDIKDLRAKKLKIAASGGSDSNINIGSADEVSLSVSGGADVELSGKAKTISVSCSGGADVDIKKLTYDTINAHKSGGGSISK
- a CDS encoding sigma-70 family RNA polymerase sigma factor, producing MISFDSGIIEQCRKGDRRAQMQMYTTFYKRVYNTCFRVLRDSAEAEDTMQDAFLKAFSGLDSYSDSVPFEAWLVRIAINASIDKLRRRNMEMTELHENMNYDIADTDDNADWEQIMEKVGQVKSAIDKLPESSRLIINLYLIEGYDHEEIAEILSIAPGTARIQYMRAKQRLIELI
- a CDS encoding glycoside hydrolase family 125 protein, producing the protein MGNKTYLKKGILGLCVLSSAFFVGEVQASTSFPGGNLAMVQDNTVIKTPVDYKSNRPEKSKRLFTSKAVENEIVRVKKLLKNAKLAWMFENCFPNTLDTTVRYRKTDGKDDTVVYTGDIHAMWLRDSGAQVWPYVQLANQDPELKAMLAGTIRRQFKCIIIDPYANAFLDPYDPNPDHQWMSDLTNMKPELHERKWEIDSLCYPLRLAYHYWKTTGDTSVFDEEWLQAITLVLQTFKEQQRKDGVGPYKFQRKTERQLDTLNNDGLGNPVNPVGLIVSCFRPSDDATTFQFLVPSNFFAVTSLRKAAEILATVNKETELAKECTDLAQEVESALKKYAVYNHPKYGQIYAFEVDGFGNQYLMDDSNAPSLLSSAYLGDVDVNDPIYQNTRKFVWSKDNPYFFKGSAGEGIGGPHIGYDMVWPMSIMMKAFTSQDDKEIQDCVKMLMNTDADTGFMHESFHKDDPKNFTRSWFAWQNTLFGELILKLVNEGKTDLLNDIK
- a CDS encoding dihydroorotase, whose protein sequence is MILIHKATIINEGTSFTGSVLIENNVIAEIFRAEDIPDQLLNNATVIDGRELWLMPGVIDDQVHFREPGLTHKGDIASESRAAIAGGVTSFMEMPNTKPQTTTIELLEQKFELAAEKSFANYSFYMGATNDNIAELRKVDPKKVCGVKVFMGSSTGNMLVDDKMVLQSIFAEVDMLIATHCEKEEIIRENLAKYKSEFGEDIPIQYHPLIRSAEACYRSSAEAVELADKYQTRLHILHLSTEKEISLFDIKPLAEKKITGEVCVHHLWFSDEDYSKYGSRIKWNPAVKTRQDRGALMQGLLKNKLDVIATDHAPHLIEEKQGGALKAASGGPLVQHSLQMMLELAKKGKITKEQVVNKMCHAPAIMYKIEKRGYIRKGYFADLVLVNPNKPYTVTRDNILYKCKWAPLEGETFSTSVEKTFLNGKIAFEDGVVYDMRGERLRFER
- the guaA gene encoding glutamine-hydrolyzing GMP synthase gives rise to the protein MQEKIIILDFGSQTTQLIGRRIRELNTYCEIVPYNKFPFDDNTVKGVILSGSPFSVNDATAFKPDISQIRGKYPVLGICYGAQYLAYTSGGKVEKSDSREYGRAHLTKIKSGVALFDGITEGTQVWMSHGDSITVVPENFEIVASTADVSAAAYKIAGEETWAVQFHPEVYHTTDGTRLLSNFLNICHSKRGWSPASFIDSTVEELKTTLGDDKVILALSGGVDSSVTAVLLNKAIGKNLTCVFVDHGLLRKNEFENVLRDYEHLGLNVIGVDAKERFYKELAGVTDPEKKRKIIGKGFIDVFDEEAHKLKDIKWLGQGTIYPDIIESLSITGHVIKSHHNVGGLPEKMNLKLVEPLRLLFKDEVRRVGLELGMKENLIKRHPFPGPGLGIRILGDITPEKVEIVQNADDIFIRMLREQGLYDKVWQAGAILLPIKSVGVMGDERTYENTVALRAVTSTDAMTADWAHLPYEFLAKVSNEIINKVKGVNRVVYDISSKPPATIEWE